The Inediibacterium massiliense genome includes the window TATTTCTGCTTCTCCTATAGGAAATACATTCACATTAGGATAAGCTTTTTTCATTTTTTCAATAATCGTAAGAATAGAAACTACAATATGATTATCAGCATTCTTAGGCACTTGAATAATTTCTAAATTTAATAATTCTGTCTTAATGGGTTCATCTGCTAAAATAACTGCTAAATCTTTTAAAAATACACTTTGTCCCCCCTCTATACTCAGTCCGTCTTTCATTTGTATATAAACAGCTTTTTTATTCATATTTTCACCCTCATTGATCTAAATTAAAAACAAGCTTTGCTTTTGTATGTTTTTCTAACTTTGAATGATTTGTAAGGAAAAAAAAGGAGGTACCTACTACAATAAATACAAAAAATAGTATTCCTAAAAAAATTCCTTTTTTCTTCTTTAACATTTCGTCACCTCTTTGCATCTTTTAATTTTATTATTGTCCAATCTATTGTCTAAAATTCTTATTTTTTTTTGCTTTCATAAAAATGAAAAAAAGACATGTATTTACCATGTCTTTTCTAACAATTCTCTCATTTGTTTTAAAATCTTTTTTTCGATCCTAGAAACTTGTACTTGTGAAATCCCTAGGATATTAGCAATCTCTGTCTGAGTTTTATCCTTAAAATATCTCAGTATAATAATTGTTCTTTCTCTTGATTTTAATTTAGAAAGAATTTCTACCAATGCAATTCTATCTAATACTTCTCCTTCATCCTCTATTTTTGTTTCACTTATTTTATCAATCAAATGAACAGGAGAACCGTCATCTTGATGAATAATATCATATAAATAATCAGGCTGAACATTAGAATCCATAGCCATTACAATTTCTTCTTTAGATAAATCCAATACTTTTGAAAGCTCTTTTAAAGTAGGTTCTCTTCCAAATTTTTTAAATAAAGTTTCCTTAGTGCTTTTTACTCTCGCTGCTGTCTGTTTTAGGGAACGACTTACTTTAATCATTCCATCATCTCTTAAAAATCGTTTGATTTCACCAATAATCATAGGCACCGCATAAGTAGAAAATCTCACATCATATG containing:
- the sigF gene encoding RNA polymerase sporulation sigma factor SigF, coding for MGISILSQEQNRILDHEETILLIKKAQNGDEEAKNILVQHNLGLVRSVLKRFANRGYEKEDLYQLGCIGLMKAIDKFDFSYDVRFSTYAVPMIIGEIKRFLRDDGMIKVSRSLKQTAARVKSTKETLFKKFGREPTLKELSKVLDLSKEEIVMAMDSNVQPDYLYDIIHQDDGSPVHLIDKISETKIEDEGEVLDRIALVEILSKLKSRERTIIILRYFKDKTQTEIANILGISQVQVSRIEKKILKQMRELLEKTW